One genomic segment of Leptospira sp. WS92.C1 includes these proteins:
- a CDS encoding IS4 family transposase, translating into MITKHWSSTLETDLDWIEEEFLSLSLGDKRLNKRLKKIIGSMCNQTGSSLPDVFGNWSGTKAAYRFFSNPKVSPDEIIAPHSRATKKRLEKQETILVLSDTTEIYYRNRNRIEGLGPMNSNLDQGLLLHPSIAFTTDGIPLGILDFKMWTRLKLGSKHLPRDVRKRTPIENKESIKWIQGYRTTCEFSKESDAKYIFICDREADIFELFQEHIEVGENAPDLLIRAVYDRKIEGGDYSWSYLETLEPVDIYTISVPRKKGKKARDAKIELRFEKLSIKPPRYKKLENIDMYAVSATEIDGSEDETIQWKFLTTIPIRTSEDAKNVISYYKSRWGIEVYFKILKSGCAIESTQFKFGDRFKACIAISAIVSWRVMMLTFLGRNVHGLKASIMFEPFEWKGAYCRLYETPQPPKQEPDLGTVLEWIAKLGGHLGRKSDSPPGPLTIFKGLMRVIDLGFMFKLLTQDLTCG; encoded by the coding sequence ATGATCACTAAACATTGGAGTAGTACGCTCGAAACGGATTTAGATTGGATTGAAGAAGAATTTCTGTCTCTTAGCTTGGGGGACAAGAGACTTAATAAACGATTAAAGAAAATTATCGGATCGATGTGTAACCAAACGGGCTCAAGCCTACCTGATGTTTTTGGTAATTGGTCGGGAACAAAAGCCGCCTATCGTTTTTTCTCGAACCCGAAAGTATCTCCGGATGAAATTATTGCTCCACATTCCAGAGCGACTAAAAAGCGTCTTGAAAAACAAGAAACGATTTTGGTGTTAAGCGACACAACGGAAATTTATTATCGAAATAGAAACCGAATCGAAGGTTTAGGGCCGATGAATTCCAACTTGGATCAGGGGCTTCTTTTACATCCTTCAATTGCATTTACCACAGACGGAATCCCTTTAGGAATTTTAGATTTTAAAATGTGGACTCGCTTGAAATTAGGCTCTAAACATTTACCAAGAGATGTAAGAAAGAGAACTCCTATTGAAAATAAGGAAAGTATAAAGTGGATTCAAGGCTACAGAACAACATGCGAATTTTCTAAAGAATCCGATGCAAAATACATATTCATCTGTGATAGAGAAGCAGATATTTTCGAACTATTTCAGGAACATATAGAGGTAGGAGAAAACGCTCCAGATCTGCTTATACGTGCGGTTTATGACAGAAAGATCGAGGGCGGTGATTATTCTTGGTCCTATCTTGAAACCTTAGAGCCGGTTGATATATATACAATCTCTGTTCCAAGAAAGAAAGGAAAGAAAGCAAGAGACGCTAAAATCGAGCTTCGATTTGAAAAATTATCAATAAAGCCCCCTCGATATAAAAAATTGGAAAATATAGATATGTATGCGGTATCCGCAACTGAGATTGACGGATCAGAAGACGAAACAATTCAGTGGAAATTTTTAACAACAATTCCAATTAGAACTTCTGAAGATGCGAAGAACGTAATCTCTTACTATAAAAGTCGTTGGGGAATCGAAGTCTATTTCAAGATATTAAAATCTGGATGTGCAATCGAATCCACTCAATTCAAATTTGGCGATCGATTCAAGGCTTGTATTGCCATTAGCGCAATCGTCTCTTGGCGCGTAATGATGTTAACATTCTTAGGAAGGAATGTCCACGGATTAAAAGCTTCCATCATGTTTGAACCATTTGAATGGAAAGGCGCTTACTGCCGACTTTACGAAACTCCTCAACCACCAAAACAAGAACCTGATTTAGGCACTGTTTTAGAATGGATTGCAAAGTTAGGCGGACACTTAGGGCGGAAATCAGACTCAC